The following coding sequences lie in one Paracidovorax avenae genomic window:
- a CDS encoding adenylosuccinate lyase family protein: MACPMHPSDPSATLFPAASTVVDSILFRDAFGTAAMRGLFSDRALVQRYIDAEIALARAEARCGVIPVEAAEAIARQSRLDRIDFDHMREETDIVGYPILPLVHQLAQMCGEAGRYVHWGATTQDIMDTAVALQVRDALDAIDADVRALRAILAGLAKKHRDTPMAGRTHLQQALPVTFGYKAAIWLAMFDRHQQRIAELRPRVAVVEFAGAAGTLASLGGKGLEVQAAMAEELGLGIPATTWHVARDGFAEAVNLLALVTGSLGKIALDIMIMASTEFAEVYEPFVKGRGASSTMPQKRNPISSELMLAASKAVRQHAGLMVDAMVQDFERATGPWHAEWIAIPESFILTAGALHQAKFALGGLIVDEDRMRHNLGLSRGLIVAEAVMMGLAPALGRQHAHDVVYDACRTVNERGGTLAEALAALPAVTQYLDRAAIDRLTDPANYLGLAPQMVDRALALSARIA; encoded by the coding sequence ATGGCCTGCCCGATGCACCCGTCCGATCCGTCCGCCACGCTCTTTCCCGCCGCCAGCACGGTGGTCGATTCCATCCTGTTCCGCGACGCCTTCGGAACCGCCGCGATGCGCGGGTTGTTTTCCGACCGCGCGCTGGTGCAGCGCTATATCGATGCGGAGATCGCGCTGGCCCGCGCCGAGGCCCGCTGCGGCGTGATACCGGTCGAGGCGGCCGAGGCGATCGCCCGGCAGTCGCGCCTGGACCGCATCGACTTCGACCACATGCGGGAAGAAACCGACATCGTCGGCTATCCCATCCTGCCCCTGGTCCACCAGCTCGCGCAGATGTGCGGCGAGGCCGGCCGCTACGTGCACTGGGGCGCGACCACCCAGGACATCATGGACACGGCCGTGGCGCTGCAGGTGCGTGACGCGCTCGACGCCATCGATGCCGATGTCCGCGCGTTGCGCGCCATCCTGGCCGGCCTCGCGAAGAAGCACCGCGACACGCCCATGGCCGGCCGCACGCACCTGCAGCAGGCGCTTCCGGTGACCTTCGGCTACAAGGCAGCGATCTGGCTGGCGATGTTCGACCGCCACCAGCAGCGCATCGCCGAGCTGCGGCCGCGGGTCGCGGTGGTCGAGTTCGCCGGCGCGGCCGGCACGCTGGCATCGCTGGGCGGCAAGGGCCTGGAAGTGCAGGCCGCCATGGCGGAGGAGCTGGGCCTGGGCATCCCCGCCACCACCTGGCATGTGGCGCGCGACGGTTTCGCGGAAGCAGTGAACCTGCTCGCGCTCGTCACCGGATCGCTCGGCAAGATCGCGCTGGACATCATGATCATGGCCAGCACCGAGTTCGCCGAGGTGTACGAGCCCTTCGTCAAGGGCCGCGGCGCCAGCAGCACCATGCCGCAGAAGCGCAACCCGATCTCCAGCGAACTGATGCTGGCGGCCTCCAAGGCGGTGCGCCAGCACGCGGGCCTGATGGTCGACGCCATGGTGCAGGATTTCGAGCGCGCCACGGGGCCATGGCATGCGGAGTGGATCGCCATCCCCGAGAGCTTCATCCTCACCGCCGGTGCCCTGCACCAGGCGAAATTCGCGCTCGGCGGCCTGATCGTCGACGAGGACCGGATGCGGCACAACCTGGGCCTGAGCCGCGGCCTGATCGTGGCCGAGGCCGTGATGATGGGCCTGGCGCCCGCGCTAGGCCGCCAGCACGCGCACGACGTGGTCTACGACGCCTGCCGCACCGTCAACGAGCGCGGCGGCACGCTGGCCGAGGCGCTCGCCGCGCTGCCTGCAGTCACGCAGTACCTCGATCGGGCCGCCATCGACCGCCTGACCGATCCCGCGAACTATCTCGGCCTCGCGCCGCAGATGGTCGACCGCGCCCTCGCGCTGTCGGCGCGCATCGCATGA
- a CDS encoding GntR family transcriptional regulator produces the protein MKRPHYTDIARHLTESITTGHFAVGSLLPTELELCAHYGTSRHTIRAALAELQAQGLVSRRKNVGTRVESAQARSGFRPTLASVDDLVQFGATHIRQVQSVGEVELGAGKARELGCAPGSRWLRISSLRLEAGGLPVGWTDVYVDPAYEAVGTMVRQEPGTLICALIESRYGRSIAEIRQEIHAATVTGTLAEKLQLDPGAVVLKVIRHYLDADGVAFEISVSVHPAERFSVSMRLRQSEPLHP, from the coding sequence ATGAAGAGGCCTCACTACACGGACATCGCCCGCCACCTGACCGAGTCCATCACCACCGGCCATTTCGCGGTGGGCAGCCTGCTGCCCACCGAACTCGAGCTGTGTGCCCATTACGGGACCAGCCGCCACACCATCCGGGCGGCGCTGGCCGAACTGCAGGCGCAGGGGCTGGTCTCGCGGCGCAAGAATGTCGGCACCCGGGTGGAGTCGGCGCAGGCGCGATCGGGCTTTCGTCCGACGCTGGCGTCGGTGGACGACCTGGTGCAGTTCGGCGCGACCCACATTCGCCAGGTGCAGTCGGTGGGCGAGGTGGAGCTGGGGGCGGGAAAGGCGCGCGAACTGGGCTGCGCGCCGGGCTCGCGCTGGCTGCGCATTTCCAGCCTCCGGCTGGAGGCCGGCGGCCTTCCGGTAGGCTGGACCGATGTCTATGTGGACCCTGCCTATGAGGCGGTCGGCACGATGGTGCGCCAGGAGCCCGGCACGCTGATCTGCGCGCTGATCGAATCACGCTACGGCCGGTCCATCGCCGAGATCCGGCAGGAAATCCATGCGGCGACCGTCACCGGCACGTTGGCAGAGAAACTGCAACTCGACCCGGGCGCCGTGGTGCTCAAGGTGATCCGGCACTATCTCGACGCCGACGGCGTGGCCTTCGAAATCTCGGTGTCGGTCCATCCCGCCGAGCGGTTCTCGGTGTCGATGCGATTGCGGCAGTCGGAGCCGCTGCATCCGTAG
- a CDS encoding LysR family transcriptional regulator gives MELEDIDLNLLVVFQQLLVTRKVSQAAENLGLTQPAVSNALARLRRLLGDELFLRTAHGMQPTPYADQLAESVSYALAMIHGALNHKLGFDPATSRRVFKVGMTDIGEIYFLPRLLERLAQVAPGVRLTTVRNSATDLKDAMEAGKVDLAVGLLPQLKAGFFQRRLFRQPYVCLFRQGHPLHRRRRIGLEDFAKAQHVVVVSEGTGHGKVDELLERMGVARDVRLTVPHFVAIGHILQATQMVATVPEKMARSMAEPFGLAYAPHPAKLPQVAINLFWHTKYHRDPGNQWLRGVVVEMFAEGD, from the coding sequence ATGGAACTGGAAGACATCGACCTGAACCTGCTCGTGGTCTTCCAGCAGCTGCTGGTCACGCGCAAGGTGTCGCAGGCCGCGGAGAACCTGGGCCTCACGCAGCCGGCCGTAAGCAACGCCCTTGCGCGGCTGCGGCGCCTGCTGGGCGACGAGCTGTTCCTGCGCACGGCCCACGGCATGCAGCCCACGCCCTACGCCGACCAGCTCGCCGAATCGGTGTCGTACGCGCTGGCGATGATCCACGGCGCCCTGAACCACAAGCTGGGGTTCGACCCGGCCACCAGCCGGCGCGTGTTCAAGGTGGGCATGACGGACATCGGCGAGATCTACTTCCTGCCGCGCCTGCTGGAGCGCCTGGCCCAGGTGGCGCCGGGCGTGCGCCTGACCACCGTGCGCAATTCAGCGACGGATCTGAAGGACGCCATGGAAGCCGGCAAGGTGGACCTCGCCGTGGGCCTGCTGCCGCAGCTCAAAGCCGGCTTCTTCCAGCGCCGGCTGTTCCGCCAGCCCTACGTGTGCCTCTTCCGCCAGGGCCACCCGCTGCACAGGCGCCGCCGCATCGGGCTGGAGGATTTCGCGAAGGCGCAGCACGTGGTGGTCGTCTCCGAAGGCACGGGCCACGGCAAGGTGGACGAACTGCTCGAGCGCATGGGCGTGGCCCGCGATGTGCGCCTCACCGTGCCGCACTTCGTCGCCATCGGCCACATCCTGCAGGCCACGCAGATGGTCGCCACCGTGCCCGAGAAGATGGCCCGGAGCATGGCCGAGCCCTTCGGGCTGGCCTATGCGCCCCACCCCGCCAAATTGCCGCAGGTGGCGATCAACCTGTTCTGGCACACGAAGTACCACCGGGATCCGGGGAACCAGTGGTTGCGGGGGGTGGTGGTGGAGATGTTCGCGGAAGGGGACTGA
- a CDS encoding 2Fe-2S iron-sulfur cluster-binding protein: MELHIEPLGRVLPVAPGANLLEVLRAHQIPVSYSCMAGRCGTCRCKVIAGEVLDSGQALRMPPLGCDGEAQYVMACQTVLSESCTIEIPEPDEVVVHTARTIKATVAAVETLTHDIRRLLLKPAKPLDFSPGQYAQLQFGPGLARPYSMAGLPHDDGLEFHVRLVEGGLVSTHVANVLAVGDAVRVSGPLGSAYLRRKYEGPMLCVAGGTGLAPILSIVRGALEADMPNPIHVYAGARSARDVYGLQWLADLQRRHPQLQVHAVVAAADAAPGQRTGLVTDAIAQDWPSLEGWRAYLCGSPPMVEAVSLLARQRGIAPEHLYADAFYASTP; encoded by the coding sequence ATGGAGTTGCATATCGAGCCGCTGGGCCGCGTGCTGCCCGTGGCGCCCGGCGCCAATCTGCTGGAAGTGCTGCGCGCGCACCAGATCCCCGTGTCGTACAGCTGCATGGCCGGGCGTTGCGGCACCTGCCGCTGCAAGGTGATCGCGGGCGAGGTGCTGGATTCCGGCCAGGCGCTGCGCATGCCGCCGCTGGGCTGCGATGGCGAGGCGCAGTACGTGATGGCCTGCCAGACGGTGCTGAGCGAGTCCTGCACCATCGAGATTCCCGAGCCCGACGAGGTGGTCGTCCACACGGCCCGCACGATCAAGGCCACGGTGGCGGCCGTGGAAACGCTCACGCACGACATCCGCCGCCTGCTTCTGAAGCCGGCCAAGCCGCTGGATTTCTCGCCGGGGCAGTATGCGCAGCTGCAGTTCGGCCCGGGCCTGGCGCGGCCCTACTCGATGGCCGGCCTGCCCCACGACGACGGGCTCGAATTCCATGTGCGCCTGGTCGAGGGCGGGCTGGTGTCCACCCACGTGGCGAACGTGCTGGCCGTGGGCGATGCGGTGCGCGTGAGCGGGCCGCTGGGTTCGGCCTATCTGCGCCGCAAGTACGAAGGCCCGATGCTCTGCGTGGCGGGCGGCACGGGGCTGGCGCCGATCCTCTCCATCGTGCGCGGCGCGCTGGAAGCCGACATGCCCAACCCGATCCACGTCTATGCCGGTGCGCGTTCCGCGCGCGACGTCTATGGCCTGCAGTGGCTCGCCGACCTGCAGCGCCGCCATCCGCAGTTGCAGGTGCATGCCGTGGTGGCCGCGGCCGATGCGGCGCCGGGCCAGCGCACGGGCCTCGTCACCGACGCCATCGCGCAGGACTGGCCCTCGCTGGAAGGCTGGCGCGCCTACCTGTGCGGATCGCCGCCGATGGTGGAGGCGGTATCGCTGCTGGCGCGCCAGCGCGGCATCGCGCCCGAACATTTGTATGCCGACGCTTTTTATGCGAGCACCCCCTGA
- a CDS encoding aromatic ring-hydroxylating dioxygenase subunit alpha yields the protein MSSTPHPVFPLQPVWEGPGTHRVPFAAYTSEDIYRRELERFFYRGHWCYVGLEAEVPNPGDFKRTAIGERSVILTRGEDMQLHVVENVCAHRGMRFCRERHGNRKEFVCPYHQWNYRLDGALQGVPFRRGVKQDGKVHGGMPADFKLEEHSLTRLKVAVRGGVVFASFDQNVESLEDFMGPVILGYFDRMFNGRKLKILGYNRQRIPGNWKLMQENIKDPYHPGLLHTWFVTFGLWRADNKSELKMDARHRHAAMVSTRGEAKKQSDVSNVSSFKAGMQLEDPRFLDIVPEPWWGGPTAVMTTLFPSVILQQQVNSVSTRHIQPVGHDAFDFVWTHFGYEDDTDEMTERRLRQSNLFGPAGFVSADDGEVIEFSQQGFEQKPFHRALVELGGHDVGDTDHMVTETLIRGMYEYWRGVMEKED from the coding sequence ATGAGTAGTACGCCCCACCCCGTCTTCCCATTGCAGCCCGTCTGGGAGGGCCCCGGCACCCACCGCGTGCCGTTCGCGGCCTACACCAGCGAAGATATTTACCGCCGCGAGCTGGAGCGGTTTTTCTACCGCGGCCACTGGTGCTACGTGGGTCTGGAGGCCGAGGTGCCCAACCCCGGCGACTTCAAGCGCACGGCGATCGGCGAGCGCTCGGTGATCCTCACGCGCGGCGAGGACATGCAGCTGCACGTGGTGGAGAACGTCTGCGCGCACCGCGGCATGCGCTTTTGCCGCGAGCGGCACGGCAACCGCAAGGAGTTCGTCTGCCCCTACCACCAGTGGAACTACAGGCTCGATGGGGCGCTGCAGGGCGTGCCTTTCCGGCGCGGGGTGAAGCAGGACGGCAAGGTGCACGGCGGCATGCCGGCGGATTTCAAGCTTGAGGAGCACAGCCTCACGCGGCTCAAGGTGGCCGTGCGCGGCGGCGTCGTGTTCGCCTCGTTCGACCAGAATGTGGAGTCGCTCGAGGACTTCATGGGCCCGGTCATACTGGGCTACTTCGACCGCATGTTCAATGGCCGCAAGCTGAAGATCCTCGGCTACAACCGCCAGCGCATTCCGGGCAACTGGAAGCTGATGCAGGAGAACATCAAGGACCCGTACCACCCCGGGCTGCTGCACACCTGGTTCGTCACCTTCGGCCTCTGGCGCGCGGACAACAAGTCGGAATTGAAGATGGACGCGCGCCACCGCCATGCGGCCATGGTGTCCACGCGCGGCGAGGCCAAGAAGCAGTCGGACGTGTCCAACGTCTCCAGCTTCAAGGCCGGCATGCAGCTGGAAGACCCGCGCTTTCTCGACATCGTGCCCGAGCCCTGGTGGGGCGGCCCCACGGCGGTGATGACCACGCTGTTCCCGAGCGTGATCCTGCAGCAGCAGGTCAACAGCGTCTCCACGCGCCACATCCAGCCCGTGGGCCACGACGCCTTCGATTTCGTGTGGACGCATTTCGGTTATGAGGACGACACCGACGAGATGACCGAACGCCGCCTGCGCCAGTCCAACCTGTTCGGCCCGGCGGGCTTCGTCTCGGCCGACGACGGCGAGGTGATCGAGTTCTCGCAGCAGGGCTTCGAGCAGAAGCCCTTCCACCGCGCGCTGGTGGAGCTGGGCGGCCACGACGTGGGCGACACCGACCACATGGTGACCGAGACGCTGATCCGCGGCATGTACGAATACTGGCGCGGCGTGATGGAGAAGGAGGACTGA
- a CDS encoding nuclear transport factor 2 family protein encodes MRTTTTTATTVTPAIDFADWFALQQLYADYASALDAADWDRWPGFFTEDCVYRLQPRENHERGLPLATLSFDSQGMLKDRVYGIRETLFHDPYYQRHVIGTPRVRAAGEGRWECEVNYAVFRTKLSEPSTVFNVGRYLDVVVRTPQGLRFARKECIYDSEMILNSIIYPI; translated from the coding sequence ATGCGCACGACCACCACCACCGCGACCACCGTCACGCCCGCCATCGACTTCGCCGACTGGTTCGCGCTGCAGCAGCTCTATGCCGACTATGCCTCGGCGCTGGATGCCGCCGACTGGGACCGCTGGCCGGGCTTTTTCACGGAAGACTGCGTGTACCGCCTGCAGCCGCGCGAGAACCACGAGCGCGGCCTGCCGCTGGCTACGCTCTCGTTCGACAGCCAGGGCATGCTGAAGGACCGGGTCTATGGCATCCGCGAGACGCTGTTCCACGACCCCTACTACCAGCGCCATGTGATCGGCACGCCCCGCGTGCGCGCGGCTGGCGAGGGCCGCTGGGAATGCGAGGTGAACTACGCCGTGTTCCGCACCAAGCTGTCGGAGCCTTCCACGGTGTTCAACGTGGGCCGCTACCTCGACGTGGTGGTGCGCACGCCCCAGGGGCTGCGCTTCGCCCGCAAGGAATGCATCTACGACAGCGAAATGATCCTGAATTCCATCATCTACCCCATCTGA
- a CDS encoding non-heme iron oxygenase ferredoxin subunit yields the protein MTAIDTAWTEAAALDDVPEDDVIGVNVGGRDVALYSVEGEVFATDNLCTHGNARLCDGFLEGHEIECPLHQGRFDVRDGSALCAPLTQGLRTYPVRIEQGKVYLQIEGA from the coding sequence ATGACCGCCATCGATACCGCATGGACCGAGGCCGCCGCGCTGGACGATGTGCCCGAAGACGACGTGATCGGCGTGAACGTCGGCGGGCGCGACGTGGCGCTCTATTCGGTGGAGGGCGAAGTATTCGCCACCGACAACCTCTGCACCCACGGCAATGCGCGGCTGTGCGACGGCTTCCTGGAGGGGCACGAGATCGAATGCCCGCTGCACCAGGGCCGCTTCGACGTGCGCGACGGCAGCGCGCTGTGCGCGCCGCTCACGCAGGGCCTGCGCACCTACCCCGTGCGGATCGAGCAGGGCAAGGTGTACCTGCAGATCGAAGGGGCCTGA
- a CDS encoding methyl-accepting chemotaxis protein has translation MDEAKRRRDLSPSAQQALQAIGCRADGLLLAICVLGAVVALWIGFIHGRPGTAAIWGGGLLALAAWAYLAVRGSLLGRLALVTAGIGLVALHIQLSLGATEMHFGVFVFLAFVLAYRDWRPVVFAALLIAVHHIAFDRLQLAGGPVYCLTEPDFGRILVHAAFVVVQTAVEVAITFRTRADAIESAELQYLCRPQADGQLSLDVRGVPVNSTSAQALQAALLRLNGVVTDVHQAAAGLAAAAGEIATGNRDLSQRTERTASHLQDAAASMGQLDGAVQHSVQEAVAARRLTQEATQVAEHCGSVVTEVVATVQDIHSSAGRIADIVGVIDGIAFQTNILALNAAVEAARAGEQGRGFAVVASEVRSLAGRSAEAAREVRALIAASVDKAERGSRLATDAGEHMQNVVDCARRASEVVGAISTSVEGQSGELGRVNASVTELDHMTQQNAALVEQSSAAAASLLEQAGRLRSVVDGFQFQPERLLASAR, from the coding sequence ATGGACGAAGCGAAACGACGCCGCGATCTTTCTCCCAGCGCCCAGCAGGCCCTGCAGGCCATCGGCTGCCGGGCGGATGGCCTTCTGCTGGCCATCTGCGTCCTCGGCGCGGTCGTCGCGCTGTGGATCGGTTTCATACATGGCCGGCCCGGTACCGCCGCCATCTGGGGCGGCGGCCTGCTGGCGCTGGCCGCATGGGCGTATCTGGCGGTGCGCGGCAGCCTGCTGGGCCGGCTGGCGCTCGTGACCGCCGGCATCGGGCTGGTGGCGCTGCACATCCAGCTCAGCCTGGGCGCCACCGAGATGCATTTCGGCGTCTTCGTCTTCCTGGCCTTCGTGCTGGCCTACCGCGACTGGCGGCCCGTTGTCTTCGCGGCGCTGCTGATCGCCGTGCACCACATCGCGTTCGATCGCCTGCAACTGGCCGGGGGCCCGGTGTACTGCCTCACCGAACCCGACTTCGGGCGCATCCTGGTACATGCCGCGTTCGTGGTCGTGCAGACCGCGGTGGAGGTGGCCATCACCTTCCGCACCCGCGCCGATGCGATCGAATCGGCTGAACTCCAGTACCTGTGCCGCCCCCAGGCGGACGGCCAGCTGTCGCTGGACGTGCGCGGCGTGCCGGTGAACAGCACCTCGGCCCAGGCCCTGCAGGCAGCGCTGCTGCGGCTCAACGGGGTGGTGACCGATGTCCACCAGGCCGCGGCGGGCCTGGCAGCGGCGGCGGGCGAGATCGCCACGGGCAACCGCGACCTCAGCCAGCGCACCGAGCGCACCGCCTCCCATCTGCAGGACGCAGCGGCATCCATGGGCCAATTGGACGGCGCCGTGCAGCACAGCGTGCAGGAGGCGGTGGCCGCGCGCCGGCTGACGCAGGAGGCCACCCAGGTGGCCGAGCACTGCGGCAGCGTGGTGACCGAAGTCGTCGCCACCGTGCAGGACATCCACTCCAGCGCCGGGCGCATCGCCGACATCGTGGGCGTGATCGACGGCATCGCCTTCCAGACGAACATCCTGGCGCTCAACGCCGCGGTGGAAGCGGCCCGCGCCGGCGAACAGGGCCGGGGTTTCGCGGTGGTGGCGAGCGAGGTGCGCTCGCTGGCCGGCCGCAGCGCCGAAGCCGCCCGCGAAGTCCGCGCGCTGATCGCCGCATCCGTGGACAAGGCCGAGCGCGGCAGCCGGCTGGCGACGGATGCCGGCGAGCACATGCAGAACGTGGTGGACTGCGCACGCCGGGCCTCGGAAGTGGTGGGTGCCATCAGCACGTCGGTCGAAGGGCAATCGGGCGAACTGGGCCGCGTCAACGCCTCGGTGACCGAACTCGACCACATGACCCAGCAGAACGCGGCGCTGGTCGAGCAGTCCTCGGCTGCCGCCGCCAGCCTGCTGGAGCAGGCCGGCCGGCTCAGGAGCGTGGTGGACGGCTTCCAGTTCCAGCCCGAACGCCTGCTCGCTTCAGCGCGCTGA
- a CDS encoding dienelactone hydrolase family protein encodes MRRCSLPMPPGALLAALLAAGPAGAAAPLPQPDTQVLHLSIDGREVDMATQVFRPDGPGPFPLVIFSHGRSADPAVRAALQYPVPLGHVAYWLRQGVAVVAPVRPGYGATGGPDRENSGARWPAGGTGCTGLPDYAQVAGHAAAAVQAVHGWALQQPWVRRDRILLEGQSVGGMATIAAAAGRLPGVVGAVNFSGGAGGKPDTAPGHSCRPDVLTGLYRQLGTQVRVPTLWLYAQNDQYWGPDMPRQWFGAFREGGDDAQFIAAPALEGADGHNLLRVGGRYWRDPLNGFVAKTGLLAP; translated from the coding sequence ATGCGCCGCTGCTCCCTGCCCATGCCACCGGGTGCGCTGCTGGCGGCCCTGCTGGCCGCGGGCCCGGCCGGTGCCGCCGCGCCCCTGCCCCAGCCCGACACGCAGGTGCTGCACCTGTCCATCGATGGCCGCGAGGTGGACATGGCGACCCAGGTCTTCCGCCCGGACGGGCCGGGCCCCTTCCCCCTGGTGATCTTCTCGCACGGCCGCTCGGCCGATCCCGCCGTGCGCGCCGCCCTGCAATATCCCGTTCCCCTGGGCCACGTGGCCTACTGGCTGCGCCAGGGCGTGGCCGTGGTCGCACCGGTCCGGCCCGGCTATGGCGCCACGGGGGGCCCGGACCGCGAGAATTCCGGTGCCCGCTGGCCGGCCGGCGGCACCGGCTGCACGGGCCTGCCCGACTATGCCCAGGTGGCGGGGCACGCCGCGGCCGCCGTCCAGGCCGTCCACGGCTGGGCCCTGCAGCAACCCTGGGTGCGGCGCGACCGCATCCTGCTCGAAGGACAGTCGGTGGGCGGCATGGCCACCATCGCCGCGGCGGCGGGCCGCCTGCCCGGCGTGGTCGGCGCGGTCAATTTCTCCGGCGGCGCGGGGGGCAAGCCCGACACGGCCCCGGGCCACAGCTGCCGGCCCGACGTGCTCACCGGGCTCTACCGCCAGCTGGGCACGCAGGTGCGCGTGCCCACCCTGTGGCTGTATGCCCAGAACGACCAGTACTGGGGCCCGGACATGCCCCGCCAGTGGTTCGGCGCCTTCCGCGAAGGCGGCGACGATGCGCAGTTCATCGCGGCGCCCGCGCTGGAGGGTGCCGACGGGCACAACCTGCTGCGGGTGGGAGGCCGCTACTGGCGGGATCCGCTGAACGGATTCGTCGCGAAAACCGGACTGCTGGCGCCCTGA
- a CDS encoding MFS transporter — MTTAAHPAIADTAPSPLFGGPAPQEKRSAGGNAPVAAGASLTALAWMAFFMADVRDGLGPFLATYLQTQRIDQTMIGIVMSAGGLAGMLATPLAGAWADRIHAKRMLVAIAALAILAASAIAFGTRSPAMLVLSQVLTGVAGALLAAGLAALTLGLARSQGLRHQTGRNEAYSHAGNIVSALGAAAFAHWLGAPWMLVVMTAMAVGALACLMAIRDRDIDHVAARGGEPAPEAARMDTAQAAPAAASAGATAAPEGWRAFLSHRALWLFGLACALFHLGNAAMLPLLNQRLAATVPDSAPLLWTGIAIVVAQLTMVPVALWVSRSRRLDLQVFIYIAILALPVRGILAWAIPDAWANIPVQILDGVAAGALGVATPLMVERYVRGSGRYNTALGLVMTLQGVGASLSPAIANSVVGAQGRFGLAFALLAGCAVLALPVFWLAQRQAALHPVPATA, encoded by the coding sequence ATGACCACCGCCGCGCACCCCGCCATCGCAGACACCGCCCCCTCCCCGCTGTTCGGAGGCCCGGCCCCCCAGGAAAAACGGTCTGCCGGCGGGAACGCGCCGGTGGCCGCCGGGGCCTCCCTCACGGCCCTGGCCTGGATGGCGTTCTTCATGGCGGACGTGCGCGACGGGCTCGGTCCGTTCCTCGCCACCTACCTGCAGACCCAGCGCATCGACCAGACCATGATCGGCATCGTGATGTCGGCCGGTGGGCTGGCCGGCATGCTGGCCACGCCCCTGGCCGGCGCCTGGGCGGACCGCATCCACGCCAAGCGGATGCTGGTCGCCATCGCCGCGCTGGCCATCCTGGCCGCGAGCGCGATCGCCTTCGGCACGCGGTCGCCGGCCATGCTGGTGCTGTCGCAGGTGCTCACCGGCGTGGCCGGCGCGCTGCTGGCCGCCGGGCTCGCGGCCCTGACGCTGGGCCTGGCACGCAGCCAGGGCCTGCGCCACCAGACCGGCCGCAACGAGGCCTACAGCCATGCCGGCAACATCGTTTCCGCGCTGGGCGCGGCGGCCTTCGCACACTGGCTCGGTGCGCCCTGGATGCTGGTCGTCATGACGGCCATGGCCGTGGGCGCGCTGGCCTGCCTGATGGCCATCCGCGACCGCGACATCGACCATGTGGCGGCCCGCGGCGGCGAGCCGGCCCCGGAGGCCGCGCGCATGGACACGGCACAGGCGGCCCCGGCCGCCGCATCCGCCGGCGCCACGGCCGCCCCAGAAGGCTGGCGCGCCTTCCTGTCGCACCGCGCGCTCTGGCTGTTCGGGCTGGCCTGCGCGCTCTTCCACCTGGGCAACGCGGCCATGCTGCCGCTGCTCAACCAGCGGCTGGCGGCCACGGTGCCCGATTCCGCTCCACTGCTGTGGACCGGCATCGCCATCGTCGTCGCGCAGCTCACCATGGTGCCGGTGGCGCTGTGGGTGTCGCGCAGCCGCCGCCTCGACCTGCAGGTGTTCATCTACATCGCCATCCTCGCGCTGCCCGTGCGCGGCATCCTGGCCTGGGCGATTCCCGATGCCTGGGCCAACATTCCCGTGCAGATCCTCGACGGCGTCGCGGCCGGCGCCCTGGGCGTGGCCACCCCCCTGATGGTGGAGCGCTACGTGCGCGGCAGCGGCCGCTACAACACCGCCCTCGGGCTGGTCATGACCCTGCAGGGCGTCGGTGCCTCGCTGAGCCCGGCCATCGCCAACAGCGTGGTGGGCGCGCAGGGCCGGTTCGGCCTCGCCTTCGCGCTGCTGGCGGGTTGCGCCGTCCTCGCGCTGCCCGTGTTCTGGCTGGCGCAGCGGCAGGCCGCCCTGCACCCGGTACCGGCCACCGCCTAG